In one window of Sulfurimonas sp. DNA:
- the carB gene encoding carbamoyl-phosphate synthase large subunit: MPKRTDIHTILLIGSGPIIIGQACEFDYSGTQAVKTLKELGYRVVLINSNPATIMTDPEFADRTYIEPIREDVIAKIIKDEKVDAILPTMGGQTALNVATKMYEKGMLEGVEFLGASPEAIHKGEDRSAFKEAMIKIGMDLPFSMYAYNMDDALAAAEKIGFPIIIRASFTLAGGGSGVAYNMDEFKLLAKRGLDESPVTEILIEESLLGWKEYEMEVIRDKADNCIIVCSIENFDPMGVHTGDSITVAPALTLTDKEYQRMRNASFDILREVGVDTGGSNVQFSIDPKTGRMIVIEMNPRVSRSSALASKATGYPIAKVATLLAVGFTLDEITNDITGTPASFEPVIDYVVTKIPRFTFEKFPEAENTLSTSMKSVGEVMAIGRTFKESIQKALCSLETGLCGFDEITSDFDFIKHEIRRPNADRVLYVAEGFRRGMSVEEMFDTCNIDPWFLYQLEEIIKTEGIVTDKILSDEEFMRSVKVDGFSDKRISQLITKNSNKEVSEEDVYKAKKSLGVNLEYNEVDTCAAEFEALTPYLYSTTNITKLPNVKNRVSDKKKVLILGGGPNRIGQGIEFDYCCVHAAFALKEMGIETIMYNCNPETVSTDYDTSDVLYFEPIDFEHVREVIENENPDGVIVHFGGQTPLKLADSLTKIGAKIAGTPSAVIDLAEDREQFSNFVNKHGLKQPANGLARTREESFVIAEKLGYPVLVRPSFVLGGRGMRIVYSENELKQYIDLAVSISNNAPVLIDKFLDQAIELDVDAICDGKDVYIGSVMQHIEEAGIHSGDSACSLPPVNLSKEMIDKVEQQTKTIALGLGVRGLMNVQYAIYQDEIYLIEVNPRASRTVPFVSKATGMPLAKVATRVMVGETLRDALKYYDKYNIVAEENGLLKPRLKGHISVKEAVFPFHKLYGADLVLGPEMKSTGEVMGISSNFGISFAKAQIAAGNRIVTSGTCFLSFVDTDKKHAPEIASGLHRHGFKLVATKGTQAVIEEAGIPCEVVLKISEGRPNIEDSMKNDAIHMAINTSDNNTSKKDALVIRQEVLKRNIPYFTTLSAARALILALDEMKNDSWSSSKALQDFLA, encoded by the coding sequence ATGCCAAAACGCACCGACATTCATACTATCTTACTTATTGGTTCAGGTCCAATTATCATTGGTCAAGCTTGTGAATTTGACTATTCGGGAACGCAAGCAGTTAAAACGCTAAAAGAGCTAGGATATCGCGTAGTTCTCATTAACTCTAATCCTGCTACCATCATGACAGACCCGGAATTTGCAGATAGAACATATATTGAGCCTATCAGAGAAGATGTAATTGCTAAAATAATTAAAGATGAAAAAGTTGATGCGATTCTTCCTACTATGGGCGGGCAAACAGCACTTAATGTTGCTACTAAAATGTACGAAAAAGGGATGCTGGAGGGTGTCGAATTTTTAGGCGCATCTCCGGAGGCTATACATAAAGGCGAAGACCGTTCAGCATTTAAAGAGGCAATGATTAAAATCGGAATGGACTTGCCGTTTTCGATGTATGCATACAATATGGACGATGCTCTTGCTGCAGCAGAGAAAATCGGTTTCCCTATAATTATCCGTGCATCATTTACTCTTGCGGGCGGAGGAAGCGGCGTTGCTTATAATATGGATGAATTTAAACTGCTTGCTAAACGCGGACTTGATGAGTCTCCCGTTACAGAAATTTTAATCGAAGAGTCTCTACTTGGCTGGAAAGAGTATGAGATGGAAGTTATCCGTGACAAAGCGGACAACTGTATTATCGTCTGTTCTATCGAAAACTTTGATCCGATGGGCGTTCATACGGGCGACTCAATAACTGTAGCACCTGCACTTACATTAACGGATAAAGAGTATCAAAGAATGCGTAATGCCTCTTTTGATATTTTAAGAGAAGTAGGAGTCGATACGGGCGGAAGCAATGTTCAATTCTCAATCGACCCAAAAACCGGAAGAATGATAGTTATAGAGATGAATCCAAGAGTTTCTCGCTCATCTGCTCTAGCTTCTAAGGCGACAGGATACCCTATTGCAAAAGTTGCAACTCTTTTAGCAGTCGGTTTTACTCTCGATGAAATCACAAACGATATTACGGGAACTCCGGCATCTTTTGAACCGGTAATCGACTATGTCGTTACAAAAATACCTCGATTTACATTTGAAAAGTTTCCTGAAGCAGAAAATACGCTTAGTACGAGTATGAAATCAGTCGGTGAAGTTATGGCAATCGGGAGAACATTTAAAGAGTCTATCCAAAAAGCGCTATGTTCACTAGAAACCGGTTTATGCGGATTTGATGAAATAACTTCGGATTTTGATTTTATTAAACATGAAATTCGTCGTCCAAATGCAGACAGAGTTTTATATGTTGCAGAGGGTTTCCGTCGCGGTATGAGCGTAGAAGAGATGTTTGATACATGTAACATAGACCCATGGTTTTTATATCAGCTAGAAGAGATAATAAAAACAGAGGGCATTGTAACGGATAAAATTTTAAGCGACGAAGAGTTTATGAGAAGCGTGAAAGTTGACGGCTTTTCAGATAAAAGAATCTCTCAACTGATAACTAAAAACTCAAATAAAGAAGTAAGCGAAGAGGATGTTTACAAAGCTAAAAAATCTCTTGGCGTAAATCTCGAATACAATGAAGTCGATACATGCGCAGCAGAGTTTGAAGCGCTTACTCCTTACCTTTATTCGACAACGAATATTACAAAACTTCCTAATGTTAAAAACAGAGTGAGTGACAAGAAAAAAGTTCTTATTCTTGGCGGCGGACCTAACCGTATCGGTCAAGGTATAGAGTTTGACTACTGCTGTGTTCACGCTGCATTTGCACTCAAAGAGATGGGCATTGAGACTATTATGTACAACTGTAATCCTGAAACGGTTTCAACGGACTACGATACTTCTGATGTCCTCTACTTTGAGCCTATTGATTTTGAGCATGTAAGAGAAGTTATAGAAAATGAAAATCCCGATGGTGTCATCGTTCACTTTGGCGGTCAAACCCCTCTTAAGCTTGCAGATTCTCTTACAAAAATAGGAGCAAAGATAGCAGGTACACCCTCTGCCGTAATTGATTTGGCAGAAGATAGAGAGCAGTTCTCCAACTTTGTAAACAAGCATGGATTGAAGCAGCCTGCAAACGGACTTGCCCGCACAAGAGAAGAGTCGTTTGTTATAGCAGAGAAACTTGGTTATCCCGTGCTTGTTCGCCCGTCGTTTGTTCTTGGCGGACGCGGAATGAGAATCGTTTACAGTGAAAATGAGTTAAAACAGTACATTGATTTAGCGGTATCAATCTCAAATAACGCTCCGGTTTTGATAGACAAATTTTTAGATCAGGCAATCGAACTTGATGTCGATGCTATTTGTGACGGCAAAGATGTTTACATCGGTTCTGTTATGCAGCATATAGAAGAGGCGGGAATTCACTCGGGGGACAGTGCATGTTCGCTTCCTCCCGTAAATTTATCAAAAGAGATGATTGACAAAGTTGAACAGCAGACAAAAACAATCGCACTCGGTCTTGGAGTTCGCGGACTTATGAATGTTCAGTATGCAATCTATCAAGATGAAATTTACCTAATCGAAGTAAATCCAAGAGCTAGCAGAACCGTTCCGTTTGTCAGTAAAGCGACAGGTATGCCGCTGGCAAAAGTTGCAACCCGCGTTATGGTAGGAGAGACTCTAAGAGATGCGCTTAAATACTATGACAAATATAACATTGTAGCAGAAGAGAACGGGCTTCTTAAGCCTCGCCTAAAAGGTCATATCTCCGTTAAAGAGGCAGTTTTTCCATTTCATAAACTCTACGGTGCGGATTTGGTTTTAGGACCTGAAATGAAATCTACGGGTGAAGTTATGGGAATCAGCTCAAATTTCGGAATTAGCTTTGCAAAAGCTCAGATAGCAGCAGGAAACAGAATCGTAACAAGCGGAACATGTTTTCTCTCTTTTGTCGACACGGACAAAAAACATGCGCCTGAAATAGCAAGCGGACTTCATAGACACGGTTTTAAACTTGTTGCGACAAAGGGCACTCAAGCCGTTATAGAAGAGGCAGGTATTCCTTGTGAAGTGGTTTTAAAAATTTCTGAAGGTCGTCCGAATATCGAAGACAGTATGAAAAATGATGCTATCCATATGGCAATAAATACATCAGATAACAACACATCAAAAAAAGATGCACTTGTTATCCGTCAAGAAGTTTTAAAGAGAAATATTCCGTATTTTACAACCTTAAGTGCAGCGAGAGCGCTTATCCTTGCCCTTGATGAAATGAAAAACGATTCATGGTCTTCCTCAAAAGCATTACAAGATTTTCTAGCATAG
- a CDS encoding glutathionylspermidine synthase family protein translates to MVKLQNIRPLKNEQLEKLGFTWHTDSDSSRYISDSLVQITQDEAEVYYEAVNEIYDMYAEAAEHVIENDLFFELGIPFNLVDAIKKSWENDVHWHIYGRFDLAGGIDGRPIKLLEFNADTPTALFETALLQWALLKENGMDENRQFNNVYDAIRENFKRLITLFDDTELFDERYEGWKILFSSIQGNDEEEATTRFLQQMATDAGFNTGFEYLQNVKFDENGIYDRNENLYEYWFKLYPWEDIAINEPELATTLTTIMQNQAAIILNPAYTLLFQSKGMLKILYDLFPDSPYLLKTSFEPLKGIKYVEKCAFGREGANVKIVGADGAVLNEQGGEYGNHKKVYQEYAELPKDASGVKYQAGVFFAYEACGLGFRKGGEIMNNMSKFVGHVIV, encoded by the coding sequence ATGGTTAAGTTACAAAATATTAGACCTCTTAAAAATGAGCAGCTTGAAAAGCTTGGATTTACATGGCATACGGATAGCGATAGCAGCAGATATATAAGCGATAGCTTAGTGCAAATTACGCAAGATGAAGCAGAAGTTTATTATGAAGCGGTAAATGAGATATATGACATGTATGCAGAAGCTGCAGAGCATGTTATAGAAAATGACCTTTTCTTTGAGCTCGGAATCCCTTTTAATTTAGTAGATGCAATTAAAAAAAGCTGGGAAAATGATGTTCATTGGCATATTTACGGCAGATTTGATTTGGCAGGAGGGATAGACGGCAGACCAATAAAACTTTTAGAGTTTAATGCCGATACGCCGACGGCGCTTTTTGAAACTGCTCTGCTTCAGTGGGCTCTTTTAAAAGAGAATGGGATGGATGAAAATAGACAGTTTAATAATGTTTATGATGCCATTAGAGAAAATTTCAAAAGGCTAATCACTCTTTTTGACGATACAGAGCTTTTTGATGAGAGATATGAGGGATGGAAAATACTTTTCTCTTCAATCCAAGGCAACGATGAAGAAGAGGCTACTACAAGATTTCTTCAGCAAATGGCGACAGATGCAGGATTTAACACAGGTTTTGAGTATCTCCAAAATGTAAAATTTGATGAAAACGGGATATATGATAGAAATGAAAACCTCTACGAGTATTGGTTTAAACTCTATCCGTGGGAAGATATTGCTATAAATGAGCCTGAACTTGCAACTACTTTAACGACTATTATGCAAAATCAAGCTGCAATTATCTTAAACCCTGCATATACGCTTCTGTTTCAATCAAAAGGTATGTTGAAAATTCTATATGATCTATTTCCTGATTCGCCGTATCTTCTAAAAACATCTTTTGAACCGCTAAAAGGGATAAAATATGTAGAAAAATGTGCTTTTGGCAGAGAGGGAGCAAATGTTAAGATAGTCGGTGCAGACGGAGCTGTTTTAAATGAACAAGGCGGAGAGTACGGCAATCATAAAAAAGTTTATCAAGAGTATGCAGAGCTTCCAAAAGATGCAAGCGGAGTAAAATATCAAGCGGGTGTTTTCTTTGCCTATGAAGCATGCGGGCTTGGCTTTAGAAAAGGCGGCGAGATTATGAACAATATGAGTAAATTTGTCGGACATGTTATAGTTTAA
- the dapE gene encoding succinyl-diaminopimelate desuccinylase — MGLIELFKFMIEQKSETPDDGGLLDFIESYLSDFKAVRIDVENVKNLFIYKKFGEGEHLCFAGHVDVVPSGSGWDTNPYEATQKDGYIYGRGTQDMKSGVAAFTQAVKEAKVFNGTLSLLLTSDEEGEGTHGTIEVLKYLKENSLLPDAVVVAEPTCEEVFGDAIKVGRRGSINGYITVKGKQGHAAYPEKSINPVDLIAPRLANMAGINLDSGDEFFSPSKFVITDIRAGMQVTNVTPNELKMMFNVRNTTLTTQKEVTEFVAKNLEGLEYELKLTQGSYPFRTNTDTKLVKNIDKAIEDITGIKPKYSTAGGTSDARLVAAFGIAVVEFGVINDTIHAVNERTSVKEVEKLYEVFKNLIRMWR; from the coding sequence ATGGGATTAATCGAACTTTTTAAATTTATGATAGAACAGAAAAGCGAAACACCGGATGATGGCGGGCTTTTAGACTTTATAGAGAGTTATCTAAGTGATTTTAAAGCTGTGCGCATTGATGTAGAAAATGTAAAAAACCTCTTTATCTATAAAAAATTCGGCGAGGGAGAGCATCTCTGTTTTGCAGGTCATGTAGATGTCGTTCCCTCAGGTAGCGGTTGGGATACAAACCCTTATGAAGCTACCCAGAAAGACGGTTACATCTACGGTCGCGGAACTCAAGATATGAAGAGCGGTGTTGCCGCATTTACTCAGGCGGTAAAAGAGGCTAAAGTGTTTAACGGTACACTCTCTTTGCTTTTAACCTCAGATGAAGAGGGCGAGGGAACGCATGGAACGATTGAAGTTTTAAAATATTTAAAAGAGAACTCTCTGCTTCCCGATGCGGTTGTCGTTGCGGAGCCTACATGCGAAGAAGTTTTTGGAGATGCTATTAAAGTAGGCAGACGCGGCTCAATTAACGGTTACATTACCGTAAAGGGCAAGCAGGGTCACGCGGCGTATCCTGAAAAATCCATAAACCCGGTTGATTTAATCGCTCCGAGATTAGCAAATATGGCGGGAATAAATTTGGATAGCGGAGATGAGTTTTTTTCTCCAAGCAAGTTTGTTATAACGGATATAAGAGCAGGTATGCAGGTGACAAATGTAACTCCAAATGAGCTTAAGATGATGTTTAATGTCAGAAACACGACTCTTACGACACAAAAAGAGGTTACTGAGTTCGTAGCTAAAAATCTTGAGGGCTTGGAGTATGAGTTAAAATTGACTCAAGGCTCTTATCCGTTTAGAACAAATACGGATACAAAACTTGTAAAAAATATAGATAAAGCCATAGAAGATATAACGGGTATAAAACCGAAATACTCAACGGCAGGCGGAACTTCAGATGCAAGATTGGTAGCTGCTTTTGGTATTGCCGTGGTAGAATTCGGTGTGATAAACGATACGATTCATGCAGTAAATGAGAGAACTTCGGTAAAAGAGGTTGAAAAACTTTATGAAGTATTTAAAAATTTGATTAGGATGTGGAGATAA
- a CDS encoding thioredoxin family protein, whose amino-acid sequence MRYFILILALISTLSALNWSSDYEKALAQAKKEKKDIYLFLGSEYCKYCDKFKEEVLSKEEVLQKLKKSYVLLYLSRDIDDIPAGLEVKPVPRHYFLDSNGKVIYTTIGGRSVKGFYELLDEVKEIK is encoded by the coding sequence ATGAGATATTTTATTTTAATATTAGCGTTAATATCTACTCTAAGTGCCTTAAATTGGTCGAGTGATTATGAAAAAGCATTGGCTCAAGCCAAAAAAGAGAAAAAAGATATTTATCTCTTTTTAGGTTCTGAGTATTGCAAATATTGCGATAAGTTTAAAGAAGAGGTTTTATCTAAAGAAGAGGTTTTACAAAAACTCAAAAAGAGTTATGTACTTTTATATCTCTCAAGAGATATAGACGATATACCTGCCGGACTTGAGGTAAAACCGGTTCCTAGACACTATTTTTTAGACAGCAACGGTAAAGTCATCTACACGACAATCGGCGGAAGAAGTGTTAAGGGTTTTTATGAACTCTTGGATGAAGTAAAAGAGATAAAATGA
- a CDS encoding RidA family protein produces the protein MKFVQTNRAPSAIGPYSQAVVANGMVFTSGQIALTPEGVMLENDIVIQTKQVLQNLKAVLEEAGASMDSVIKTTIFLASMDDFAAVNEIYAEAFGSHKPSRSTVAVKTLPKNALVEIDAIALQK, from the coding sequence ATGAAATTCGTTCAAACAAATAGAGCACCTTCGGCAATAGGTCCATATTCACAAGCAGTAGTAGCAAACGGTATGGTTTTTACATCAGGTCAAATCGCACTAACACCCGAGGGAGTAATGCTTGAAAATGATATTGTGATTCAAACAAAACAGGTTTTACAAAACCTAAAAGCTGTTTTGGAAGAGGCGGGAGCTTCTATGGACAGCGTAATTAAAACAACTATCTTTTTAGCATCAATGGATGATTTTGCAGCCGTAAATGAGATATATGCGGAGGCATTTGGTTCTCATAAACCTTCTCGCTCAACCGTAGCCGTAAAAACTCTTCCTAAAAATGCATTGGTTGAAATTGATGCTATAGCATTACAAAAATGA
- a CDS encoding TolC family protein — protein MKKLLFLILPFAIFADDLRSILEYAQQNNNLVKSYKYTKDAKESEVESKKSDYFPKIDIGASYKNTSDVTSFQISDIYSGYGRVEFDIYDGGAKSSQLDRAKNEHKASGHDEAQMRKNLSLQIVKDFYEIKSLEANLRAKEDAKKSIGEQLDRIKQFYDAKLATQDDIDRLQASYDTNLYEIESINFDILSIKKSLELKVGKEIQNLEESNFKEIKISDFEQSDDIKSLGYKQNAVKNSAQALDSAYYPKIKVEDSYTFYGYENISPNHPLKIDKQNVLMLSLNMRIFDYGTTSEVKQSLELTSKAMNEQIEQISKEQKMQREIAVAKIESVKLKIKSSKSALISASSAFKTINEKYNANIVDYVVYLDALTSKTSANAMYERSLNELEMAYALFYYYSGKNIEEFLK, from the coding sequence ATGAAAAAACTGCTTTTTTTGATACTTCCATTTGCGATATTTGCCGATGATTTAAGATCTATTTTAGAGTATGCACAACAAAATAATAATCTTGTCAAATCTTACAAATACACAAAAGATGCAAAAGAGAGCGAGGTTGAATCAAAAAAGAGCGATTACTTTCCAAAAATAGATATCGGCGCTTCATATAAAAATACAAGCGATGTCACCTCTTTTCAGATAAGCGATATTTACAGCGGGTACGGCAGAGTCGAGTTTGATATTTATGACGGCGGCGCTAAATCATCACAGCTTGACAGGGCGAAAAACGAGCATAAAGCAAGCGGACACGATGAAGCGCAAATGAGAAAAAATCTCTCTTTGCAAATAGTTAAAGATTTTTACGAGATAAAAAGCTTAGAAGCAAACTTAAGAGCAAAAGAGGATGCCAAAAAATCAATTGGGGAACAGTTGGATAGAATTAAGCAGTTTTATGATGCAAAACTTGCCACGCAAGATGATATAGACAGACTTCAAGCCTCTTATGACACAAACCTTTATGAGATAGAGTCGATAAATTTTGATATATTAAGCATTAAAAAATCATTAGAGTTAAAAGTCGGCAAAGAGATACAAAATCTTGAAGAGTCGAATTTTAAAGAGATTAAAATTTCCGATTTTGAGCAAAGTGACGATATAAAATCGCTTGGCTATAAACAAAACGCAGTAAAAAATAGCGCTCAAGCACTTGATAGTGCATATTATCCGAAAATTAAAGTAGAGGATAGTTATACTTTTTACGGATATGAAAATATCAGCCCAAACCATCCTTTAAAAATTGATAAACAAAATGTATTGATGCTTAGCTTGAATATGAGAATTTTTGATTATGGAACTACAAGTGAGGTAAAGCAGTCACTTGAACTCACTTCAAAAGCTATGAATGAGCAGATAGAACAGATCTCTAAAGAGCAAAAAATGCAAAGAGAGATAGCCGTAGCAAAGATAGAGAGTGTAAAGTTAAAGATTAAAAGCTCAAAAAGTGCTCTAATCTCAGCCTCAAGCGCATTTAAAACCATAAATGAGAAGTATAATGCCAATATTGTCGATTATGTAGTTTACCTTGATGCACTTACTTCAAAAACAAGTGCAAATGCCATGTATGAACGCTCGTTAAATGAGTTAGAAATGGCATATGCACTATTTTACTACTATAGCGGTAAAAATATAGAGGAGTTTTTAAAATGA
- a CDS encoding efflux RND transporter periplasmic adaptor subunit, whose translation MIKIFLGIVFLIISANAQEIYANFFVEAHKSANLALDAGGIIKKVYVDISHKVKKGDKLVELANDDIKASLDIVKSEVANAEVVFKYAKKDYERQEKVKHLVDEARFDVYALAYEKAKTALELAKANLAYKQTLYDKTVLYAPFDGVIFEKTVEVGDVVTEMSPKTILKIQSQNDRKLVLEFDQKYWKEVKVGQTFNYKIDGDEKEHKSVITKVYPHVNAQSRKLSAEVEAKDFLVGLFGDGYIDSKK comes from the coding sequence ATGATAAAAATATTTTTAGGGATTGTTTTTTTAATTATAAGTGCAAATGCACAAGAGATATATGCAAATTTTTTCGTAGAGGCGCACAAAAGTGCAAATTTAGCGTTAGATGCAGGCGGTATAATAAAGAAAGTATATGTAGATATTTCTCATAAAGTAAAAAAAGGCGACAAGCTTGTAGAACTTGCAAATGATGATATAAAAGCCTCTCTTGATATTGTAAAATCAGAAGTTGCAAACGCAGAGGTTGTTTTTAAATATGCAAAAAAAGATTATGAGAGGCAAGAGAAGGTTAAACATCTTGTCGATGAAGCGAGATTTGATGTTTATGCACTTGCTTACGAGAAAGCAAAAACAGCATTAGAACTTGCAAAAGCAAATCTTGCTTATAAACAAACACTTTATGACAAAACCGTGTTATATGCTCCGTTTGACGGTGTGATATTTGAAAAAACCGTAGAAGTCGGAGATGTCGTAACCGAGATGTCGCCAAAAACTATTTTAAAAATTCAAAGTCAAAATGATCGAAAACTCGTGTTAGAGTTTGACCAAAAATATTGGAAAGAAGTTAAAGTCGGTCAAACATTTAACTATAAAATTGACGGAGATGAAAAAGAGCATAAGAGCGTTATTACAAAAGTTTATCCGCATGTTAACGCTCAGAGCAGAAAGCTTAGTGCGGAGGTAGAGGCAAAAGATTTCCTTGTCGGGCTTTTCGGCGACGGCTATATAGACTCTAAAAAGTAG